A window from Rhizosphaericola mali encodes these proteins:
- a CDS encoding nuclear transport factor 2 family protein: MKTAKELLLAYLENIQNADQVIELFAEDAAIELPYLESLGTTGRWSGKETLYNFLKGLPNTFIGFKFKNIQIHIDTPEQAFGEYEVECIAASTGKTYRQHYMGRLVAKNGKIQLIREALDLIQVVKSTLPNGLADLNNK, translated from the coding sequence ATGAAAACAGCAAAAGAATTATTATTAGCCTATTTAGAAAACATTCAAAATGCAGACCAAGTCATAGAATTATTCGCCGAAGACGCCGCAATCGAACTACCTTATTTGGAAAGTTTAGGCACTACGGGGCGTTGGTCAGGGAAAGAAACTTTGTACAATTTTCTTAAAGGTTTACCTAACACATTTATAGGTTTCAAATTTAAGAATATTCAAATCCATATTGACACCCCAGAACAAGCTTTTGGAGAGTATGAAGTAGAATGTATCGCTGCGTCCACAGGCAAAACTTATCGCCAGCATTATATGGGCAGGCTCGTAGCTAAAAACGGGAAAATACAATTAATCAGAGAAGCTCTAGACCTAATACAAGTTGTTAAAAGCACATTACCCAACGGTTTAGCAGATTTAAATAATAAATAA
- a CDS encoding Crp/Fnr family transcriptional regulator: MYDIYQQYLDKRIQLTEEEKAFIQSLSVAKKLRKKQYLLQEGDVWKYHAFITKGCLRTYAVDDKGIEHIIYFGFESWWIGDRESLINQTPTRLNIDAIEDSELILFTNDNFQLICEKVPVFKDMVYGIISKSLNVNQSRILSNISQTAEEKYLSFLEKYGALTNRIPQAMIAAYLGIKPETLSRIRNSVSRK, encoded by the coding sequence GTGTACGATATCTATCAACAATATTTAGACAAGAGAATTCAATTAACAGAAGAAGAAAAAGCATTTATTCAATCTCTATCTGTAGCAAAAAAATTACGAAAAAAACAATATTTATTACAAGAAGGAGATGTTTGGAAATATCATGCTTTTATAACTAAAGGATGTTTGCGCACATATGCGGTAGACGACAAAGGAATCGAGCATATTATCTATTTCGGATTTGAAAGTTGGTGGATTGGCGACCGGGAAAGTTTAATCAATCAGACGCCCACAAGACTTAATATTGACGCTATTGAAGATTCAGAATTAATCCTTTTTACCAATGATAATTTCCAATTGATTTGCGAAAAAGTTCCTGTATTTAAAGATATGGTTTATGGCATTATTTCCAAAAGTCTAAATGTGAACCAAAGCCGTATTTTATCCAATATTAGTCAAACTGCCGAAGAAAAATATTTGTCTTTTTTAGAAAAATATGGAGCATTAACCAATCGCATTCCCCAAGCAATGATTGCAGCCTATTTGGGTATAAAGCCAGAAACATTAAGCAGAATAAGGAATTCTGTATCGCGTAAATAA
- a CDS encoding cytochrome P460 family protein, protein MLKSRKSKTIIIIIVAIFIGMQAFRPNIKAETRKENLNLPTDVANIIKKDCYDCHSNETNLRWYDQIQPAFSLVANHIIEGRKALNFSYWDTLSADAQKNTLYLAVNQVILGAMPLESYKKFHTDAIPSEQEIAILKKYLIQISPTKISDSAVVNNANEKFNKWMNGNITFNNKVKPAANGIEYINGFQQWKVIAITDRFDNNSLRVIYGNDIAVNAIKSGNINPWPDGTIFAKAAWKSLVDKDENVSPGEFWQVELMIKDQKKWAATDGWGWARWRGTDLKPYGAKASFTTECMNCHQPMKDNDFVFTLPFQLKNKQILK, encoded by the coding sequence ATGTTAAAATCAAGAAAAAGTAAAACTATAATTATTATCATAGTCGCTATTTTTATTGGCATGCAAGCCTTTCGCCCAAACATTAAGGCAGAAACAAGAAAAGAAAATCTGAATTTGCCAACGGATGTAGCCAATATCATTAAGAAAGATTGTTACGACTGTCATAGTAATGAAACAAATCTGAGATGGTACGATCAAATTCAACCCGCATTTTCTCTTGTGGCCAATCATATTATTGAGGGTAGAAAAGCGCTTAATTTTTCTTATTGGGATACGTTATCGGCAGATGCACAGAAAAACACACTTTATTTGGCTGTGAATCAAGTCATTTTAGGTGCCATGCCTTTAGAGAGTTATAAGAAATTTCATACAGATGCGATTCCATCCGAACAAGAAATTGCTATTTTGAAAAAATATTTGATTCAAATTTCTCCTACAAAAATATCCGATTCTGCAGTTGTTAATAATGCCAATGAAAAATTTAACAAATGGATGAATGGTAATATCACATTTAACAACAAAGTAAAACCAGCGGCAAATGGCATTGAATATATCAATGGATTTCAACAATGGAAAGTCATCGCCATAACAGATCGGTTTGACAATAATAGTTTGCGGGTAATTTATGGAAATGACATTGCTGTAAATGCGATTAAGTCTGGAAATATTAATCCTTGGCCAGACGGAACAATATTCGCAAAAGCTGCGTGGAAATCTCTTGTTGATAAAGATGAAAATGTCTCTCCTGGCGAATTTTGGCAAGTAGAACTTATGATCAAAGATCAGAAAAAATGGGCAGCAACAGACGGCTGGGGCTGGGCAAGATGGCGTGGTACAGACTTAAAACCTTATGGTGCAAAAGCATCATTTACAACAGAATGTATGAATTGCCATCAACCAATGAAAGACAACGATTTTGTATTTACACTTCCATTCCAATTAAAAAATAAACAAATTTTGAAA
- a CDS encoding SDR family oxidoreductase — MNITNKTILVTGGNSGIGFAIAKHFKAQGNRVIITGRDKTKLEKAGQELSVETIPLDTTSESDVKNLVAIVSEKYKDLSILVNNAGLGQGYNLRDAENIIEIATAEFATNYFGTIRLTQALLPILKSQSEGAIINVSSQVAIVPFLVLPTYSDSKAALHSHTKALRLSLSNTSKIKVYEVFPALIDTAGTRALGLTNGLPADTAAEIISNGISQDQYEIFVGDEAVELNKNFYKDPQSTLENLNKALY; from the coding sequence ATGAATATCACAAACAAAACTATTTTAGTTACAGGTGGAAACTCAGGTATCGGTTTTGCCATTGCAAAACATTTTAAAGCACAAGGAAATCGAGTTATCATTACTGGAAGAGATAAAACTAAACTAGAAAAAGCTGGTCAAGAATTGAGCGTGGAAACCATTCCATTGGACACAACTAGCGAATCTGATGTAAAAAACTTGGTCGCAATTGTCTCTGAAAAATACAAAGATTTGAGTATCTTGGTCAACAATGCCGGTTTGGGTCAAGGTTACAATCTGAGAGATGCGGAAAACATTATCGAAATTGCAACAGCAGAGTTTGCCACTAATTATTTTGGCACAATAAGATTAACGCAAGCGCTTTTACCTATTTTAAAAAGTCAATCAGAAGGTGCGATAATTAATGTGAGCTCACAGGTAGCAATAGTTCCTTTTTTAGTGTTACCAACTTATTCAGATAGTAAAGCAGCCCTTCATTCCCATACGAAAGCGTTGAGACTTTCTTTATCTAATACTAGTAAAATAAAAGTGTATGAAGTTTTCCCAGCTTTAATTGACACCGCTGGAACTAGAGCTCTTGGGTTGACCAATGGCTTACCTGCCGATACAGCAGCAGAAATTATTTCAAATGGAATTTCTCAAGATCAATATGAAATATTTGTTGGAGATGAAGCTGTAGAACTTAATAAAAATTTCTACAAAGATCCACAATCCACATTAGAAAATTTGAATAAAGCATTGTATTAA